A window from Thunnus albacares chromosome 19, fThuAlb1.1, whole genome shotgun sequence encodes these proteins:
- the LOC122969938 gene encoding secretory phospholipase A2 receptor-like translates to MEKTGLVILLSLALLTLSSCAIREYYHVQLLKTWTEAQSYCRENFADLATIETEEDWEKVRKLFDNSTRHIWIGLYDDINGWRWSMDNTYLYNGGDTTLGDWFALAVNSHQSAEHCIEIFKGTLYDQRCEKSRRPVCYDETSKTYIAVTTPMTWSSAQSHCRKKYTDLTGMRNQQEKEAIMSVIDDQPHWIGLSRDSWKWSDHSSSLFRAWWTDEPNNEGGREFCASNFKQGWADIPCDYKSPFICSVSPTMKLLKVVLKPERSVDLNDPQVQEAVLKQMEKHMRDQGIQKFRLSWRKQPNGEIFNKREAQL, encoded by the exons ATGGAGAAGACAGGATTGGTGATCTTACTGTCTCTAG CGTTATTGACACTTTCATCATGTGCTATCAGGGAATACTACCATGTGCAGCTGTTGAAAACCTGGACCGAAGCTCAGAGTTATTGTAGAGAGAATTTTGCTGACCTGGCAACCATAGAGACTGAAGAGGATTGGGAAAAAGTGAGAAAACTATTTGACAACTCTACTAGACATATATGGATAGGACTTTATGATGATATTAACGGCTGGAGGTGGTCCATGGACAATACATATCTCTACAATGGTGGCGACACTACACTTGGAGACTGGTTTGCTTTAGCAGTGAACAGCCACCAAAGTGCTGAGCATTGTATAGAAATATTCAAGGGCACACTATATGACCAGAGATGTGAGAAATCACGAAGACCAGTGTGCTATGATG AGACCTCCAAAACATACATCGCAGTTACGACTCCTATGACATGGTCGTCAGCTCAGAGTCACTGCAGGAAGAAATACACAGACTTGACCGGCATGAGAAACCAGCAAGAAAAGGAAGCGATCATGAGCGTGATTGATGATCAACCGCATTGGATTGGTTTGTCCAGAGATTCTTGGAAGTGGTCTGACCACAGTAGCTCTTTGTTCAGAGCCTGGTGGACTGACGAGCCCAACAATGAAGGTGGAAGAGAATTTTGTGCATCCAATTTTAAGCAAGGGTGGGCTGATATTCCTTGTGACTACAAAAGTCCATTCATTTGTTCAG TGAGTCCCACAATGAAGCTGTTGAAGGTTGTGCTAAAACCTGAAAGGTCTGTGGACCTGAATGATCCCCAAGTGCAGGAAGCTGTTCTGAAGCAG ATGGAGAAACATATGAGAGACCAGGGAATCCAGAAGTTCAGACTGAGCTGGAGGAAGCAACCAAATGGAGAAATCTTCAATAAGAGAGAGGCTCAACTATAA